TGGAGCCGGCCGCGGGCTGGCAGCTGTGGCAGGCCAAGGACTGGCTGTACCCCTCGACGACGCTGCCCGCCCTGGAGGCGGTGCTCGCCGCGAAGGAGCAGAGCCTGAACGCCTCGGAGCAGCTCGACCTCGGGCTGCGCCGGGCCTTCTGGGCCGAGTCGCGCTGCATCAGCCACCGCAAGGTGATCCTGGACGTGGCCGCGGAGACGGGCGCCGTCGACGTCGACGCCCTCGCCGAGGCCCTGGACGACGGACGGGCCCGCCGGGCCCTCTCCGACCAGGCCGCGCTGTCCAGGAGCGACCGCGTGAACTGCAGCCCCCACCTGTTCCTGCCCGACGGCTCCGACCACGCCAACCCCGGCATCGACGTGGGCTGGGAGGGGGCGTACGGCATCGGCTGGCCGGTCATCGCCTCCGACGACCCGAAGGTGTACGAGGACATCCTGCTGCGGGCCGCCACGGAATAGACGGACAAGCCGCCGCCGGCGGCAGAACAACGGGAACGACGATCAGGCATTCCAATTCGCGGAATGCCTGGCCGTCGTTCCTTTTTTTCTGCCGTAAAACATCGCGGTGATTATTAATTGCGTGACCCTGCCGTTATTCGCAAGGCCGCTCGAAGCTCCTACAGTCGTTTACGCCGCCGGAATTCCGGACGAGTTTCGTATCGAAAGCAGGAGTTCTTCATGTCGTTGACCGACAAGGCAGACGTCAGCACTTTCGTCGACCTCACCCAGCACGAGATCGAGGCCCTCAAGACCCGGTTCAACCTGGCCGACGCCCACACCCACCAGCGCCAGTCCGCCTCGCAGGAGCGGATCGTCTCGCGGCTCCCCGAGCTCTGGCACGAGTCCGAGTCGAAGCAGCAGGCCCACTTCGAGCGCCAGTTCGTCGACGCCTTCTTCCGCCTGCACCAGCAGCCCACCGCCCGGGCGATGGACCGCACGCTCCTCTCGTACTCCGCCAGCGTCTCCACGATGGTGGCCGGCATGTTCCTCAAGCAGCGCGGCATGTCGGTGCAGCTGGTGGAGCCCTGCTTCGACAACCTGGTCGACCTGCTGCGCAACATGCAGGTGCCGCTCGGGCCGGTCGACGAGTCGGTCCTGCACGACAAGGACGCCATCTACGACCGTCTGGTCGAGTCGATCGACGCGGACGCGATCTACCTGGTCGACCCGAACAACCCGACCGGGTTCACCCTGCTCGCCGAGAAGCTGGAGGGCTTCGCCGAGGTCGTGCGCTACTGCGTGGACCACGACAAGGTCCTGGTGATGGACTTCTGCTTCGCCTCCTTCGCGCTGTGCGACGAGGGCATCGGCCGGGTCGACATCTACAAGCTCCTGGAGGAGTCCGGCGTCACCTACATGGTCATGGAGGACACCGGCAAGACCTGGCCGATCCAGGACGCCAAGTGCGCCATGATCACCGCCAGCCGGGACATCCAGGAGGAGGTCTACAACCTCCACACCAGCGTCCTCCTGAACGTGTCGCCGTTCGTCCTCAACATGGTCACGCAGTACATCGAGGACTCCATCGAGGACGGCTTCGCCTCGGTCCGCGACATCATCAAGACCAACGGCGACGCCGCCCGCGCCGCCCTCGACGGCACCATCCTGGAGTTCCAGGAGCCGGTCGTCGGCACCAGCGTCGCCTGGTTCCGCATCAAGCCGGAGCACCTGACCGCCACCCAGCTGCAGGCCGTCCTCTTCGACGAGGAGGTGTACGTCCTGCCGGGCACCTTCTTCTACTGGAACACCAAGGAGAAGGGCGAGCGCTTCGTCCGCCTGGCCCTGGCCCGCGAGCCCGAGGTGTTCGCCGGCGCGATGGAGCGGATGCGGAAGGTGCTCGAGCGCTATGCCGGCTGACACCACCCCCGAGGCGCTCGACGCCACCCCCGAAGCGGCTGGCCACGCCCCCGCGGTGTTCATCGACGCCACCCTCTTCATGGGCATGCACAGCGAGGACGACGCCGTCCGCACCGCAGCCAAGTCCTTCTTCGCGGCCCGTCTCGCCGCCGGGGACGCCGGCCGGGTCTTCATGAACTGGGAGCAGGTCGGCCGCTGCGACGACCTGGTGTGGGGCTACGAGCGGAAGGTCCAGGACGAGTACTACCCGTTCATGGACGTCCTCCACACCGACCTGGCCATCGACCGCGTCCCGTACGACGAGGAGGACCTGCGGCGGGCCTTCACCACCCCCGCGCTCGAAGGCCTGCCCACGCACGAGCGCCTGCTCCTCGCCCAGGTCATCGGCCGGGACGGGGCGCTGCACACGGCGAGCCCCCGGCTGCTCGGGAGGACCGACCTGCCCGTCGTGCCGCTCGGCGCCGGCGCGGAGTCCGCGTTCCCCGCGTACCTGGAGGACCTCTACCGGCGCTCGCTGGTGCTGACGGTCGACTCCGACACCCTCTGAACACCTTCCGAAGGGCACCCCACTCATGCCTGGCACCTACTCCGGGACCGTCGTCCCGCTGATCACCCCGCTCGACGAGCACGGCACCGTCGACGAGCAGAGCGTCGTCCGCCTCCTGGACCACATCAGGACCGAGGTCACGGGCCTCATGCCGGCCCTGACCTCCGGCGAGGGCTGGAAGCTCGACGCCCGCCAGTGGCAGGACGTCGTCACGTACACCGTCAAGCACGCCGACGGCCTGCCCGTGCTCGCCGGGATCCAGCTCCCCGACACCGCCTCGGTGATCGACCGGGCCCGCACGGCCGCCGAGATCGGCGCCGACGCCGTCGTCGTCACCACGCCGTTCGGCGCCGAGGTGACGCAGGACCAGATCGTCGAGCACTACCGGGCGATCCGCGCGGCCCTCGACATACCGATCTTCCTCTACAACGAGGAGGCGCTGTCGGGCAATCGCATCGAGTTCGAGACCCTGATCCGGATCTGCGAGGAGATCCCCGGGATCGTCGGCATCAAGGAGTCGAGCGGCGACGCCGCCTTCACCCGCAGGATGGCCGAGGCCGGCACGGGCATCCCGGTCTTCGAGGGCTGGGAGAACCTCCTCGTCGACGCCCGCGGCATCCAGGGCTTCATCGGCCCGCTGGCCAACCTCGAACCCGGTCTGTGCAACGCGATGCTGGTCGACCCGACCCCGGACCGCCAGGCCGAGATCAACACCGTCTGCGAGAAGTACGGCGTCTTCCTCGACGACTGGTACCGCTGGGTCAAGAAGGAACTCCACGCGCGCGGCGTGATCAGCTCCCCCACCACGCACGAGGAGGCGAAGGCGGCATGAGCACCACCCCCGCCTCCGCGGTCCCGGTGGCCGCGCACTCGATCGCGGCCCCGGCCGCGACCGCCCAGCGCGAACTCCACGCCCTCTACCGGCGGGTGCCCAACCTCGGCGACTACGGCTCGATGACCGCGATCGAGGAGCGGTGGATCCTGCCGAAGGCACGGGCCTACGAGGCCTCCGCGCCCCGGTTCGGCTCGGTCGGCGAACTGCTCCAGGCGCTCAAGGAGTTCCTCGCCGAGGAGGAGGCCGCACTCCCGGAGAGCGCGATCTTCCTCGCCGAGCACGCCACGCTCGACCAGTTCAAGGTGATCGTGCGGCAGTTCGCGCTCGACGGGCTCACCGAGTCCGAGTCGCTGCTCCCGGTCGTCCCCCGGCTGCCGTACCGCTCGGCGATGGCGGTCTTCCGGGTCCTCATCGACGAACTCGGCTGCGGCAACGAGGAGAAGGCGCACTCCCAGCTCTACCGGGACCTGCTCACCGAGCTCGGCATGAGCCTCGACCTCGACGACTACCTCGACGAGACGGCACCGGAGTGCTACGCGTACGTCAACATGTTCCACTGGCTGGCGAGCCGGGCGCCGTCCCCGCAGTACTTCCTGGGGGCGTACGCCTACTTCGAGACCAGCGTCCTGTACGCCTTCCAGAGCTTCGCCCGCGCGGCGCGGCGCCTGGGGATCGTCAAGGACGCCTACTACACCGAGCACCTCTACATCGACTCGTACCACAGCAATCACATGCGTACGGCGATCAGGGCGCTCGACGAGCCGGACCTGGCGAAGATCTGGGCGGGCGTGCGGCTGGCCTCCGACATCGTCGGCGAGGCCACGGAGACGGCGATCGCGCGGGCGCGGGAGACCGTCGCATGACGGCCGTGCCCGCCGGGCGGCGGGGCTCCGGCGAGCCCGTCGTCCGCCAGGTGACCGAGGACCTGGTCCTGGTCGAGGTCGGCGGCCGCAAGGTCCTCGCGGCCGCCCTCTGCCCCCACCGCGGGGGCCGGCTCAAGTACGGCAGGGTCGACGGGGACAGGCTGCGGATCACCTGCCCCCTGCACCACACGACCTTCGACCTGACCAGCGGCGAGCGCGTCTCGGGGGCGGCCTGCGCCGCCCTCCGGGTGGTCGACGTGCTGCCCGGTCAGGACGAGCGTCCCGAGGCCCTCTCCGGGGGCGCTTCATGACCACCACACCGACCGGGGCGGCGTCCACCGTGACGCCGCCCCGTGCGGCGGTCGACCACGACGGCATCGCGCCCGTCCCTGAGGCGGAGCGCACCTCGACGCCGGCCGACTTCGGCTGGATCTGGCCCTCCGCGCAGTTCTCGTTCGGCACGGTGGTGCTCGGCGCGCTGCCCGTGGTCTTCGGTCTGGGCTGGTGGCCGTCGGCGACCGCGATCGCGGCGGGCGTCGCCGTCGGGACGGCGCTGCTCGCGCCGCTCGCCCGGTTCGGCGTCCGCACCGGCACCAACGATCCGGTGGCGAGCGGGGCGCACTTCGGGGTGCGGGGCAGGGTCGTCGGCAACCTCATCACGGTGGTGACGGCGCTCGGCTTCTTCGCGATCGCCGTGTGGACGGGCGGCACGGCCGTGATGGTCGCGGGACACCGGCTGTTCGACACGCCGACGGGTCCGGGCGCGCTGACCGTGGCGATGTTCGTGACGGCGGCGGCGGTCGCGCTCGTCGCCGTGCGCGGCCACGAGACGCTGGTCCGCACGTACCGGATCACGGCGGTCACCGGCGGGGCGGTCCTGCTCGGCACGGCCCTCGTGCTCGCGCCGAAGTTCGACGCGGGGTACGCCGGCGGGCCCCTGGCACTCGACAGCACCTTGCAGACCTGGCTGCTCGCGGCGACCGCGTCCGCGACCGTGCCCCTGTCGTACGCCACCTTCCAGGGCGACTACACCCGCTACATGCCGGCCTCCACCCCCACCGGCCGGGTGGTGCGGGCGAGCGGCATCTCGATGTTCCTCAGCAGTCTCGCCGCGCTGCTCACCGGCGCGTACGTGACGACGCTCTTCCCCGTGCCCGACGAGCCCTGGCTGCAGGGCCTGACGGACGCGGTGCCGGGCTGGTTCGCGGTGGCGGTGGTCGTCTTCGGCTTCGCGGGCACCCTGCCGCAGGCCGGTCTGTGCCTGTACGCGGCCGGGCTCTCCGCCAACTCGGTGTTCTGGCGCTCCTCGCGGGCCGCCGTGACCACGGTGGTCGCGCTGCTCGCGGCGGCCGTGCTATACCTCGGGGCGGTGGTGTACGACGCCATGGACGCCATGTCGGCGTTCGTGACGCTGCTGCTCACGGTCGTCGCGCCGTGGGCGGCCGTGCTCTCCGTCGGGTACGTGCTCCACCGGGGCCGGTACGACGCTGAGGCGCTGCGCGCGTTCGCCACGGGCGGCGGCGGACGCTACTGGTACACGGGCGGGGTCAACCCGAGAGCGGTCGCGGCCTTCGCGGCCGGGTCCGTCATCGGGGTCCTCTGGGTCAACAACCCGCTGTACACCGGCCCGTTGACGGGCCTCACCGGCGGGGTCGACCTGAGCCTGCCGGCCTCCTTCCTGGTCGCCGCCGTGCTGTACGGGGCCCTGTGCCGGGTGTGGCCGGAGCCGCTCCTTCCGCCGTCACGAGCTGCGAGGTGATGATGTCCGTG
The DNA window shown above is from Streptomyces vietnamensis and carries:
- a CDS encoding DsbA family oxidoreductase, whose translation is MSDPTTADLTPPRGVVTVFSDIWCSFAHIAIHRLHATRARLGLEEQVSFDLRAFPLELLNDAPSPRPGTDSEVARMASLEPAAGWQLWQAKDWLYPSTTLPALEAVLAAKEQSLNASEQLDLGLRRAFWAESRCISHRKVILDVAAETGAVDVDALAEALDDGRARRALSDQAALSRSDRVNCSPHLFLPDGSDHANPGIDVGWEGAYGIGWPVIASDDPKVYEDILLRAATE
- a CDS encoding aminotransferase class I/II-fold pyridoxal phosphate-dependent enzyme, whose amino-acid sequence is MSLTDKADVSTFVDLTQHEIEALKTRFNLADAHTHQRQSASQERIVSRLPELWHESESKQQAHFERQFVDAFFRLHQQPTARAMDRTLLSYSASVSTMVAGMFLKQRGMSVQLVEPCFDNLVDLLRNMQVPLGPVDESVLHDKDAIYDRLVESIDADAIYLVDPNNPTGFTLLAEKLEGFAEVVRYCVDHDKVLVMDFCFASFALCDEGIGRVDIYKLLEESGVTYMVMEDTGKTWPIQDAKCAMITASRDIQEEVYNLHTSVLLNVSPFVLNMVTQYIEDSIEDGFASVRDIIKTNGDAARAALDGTILEFQEPVVGTSVAWFRIKPEHLTATQLQAVLFDEEVYVLPGTFFYWNTKEKGERFVRLALAREPEVFAGAMERMRKVLERYAG
- a CDS encoding DUF6190 family protein; amino-acid sequence: MPADTTPEALDATPEAAGHAPAVFIDATLFMGMHSEDDAVRTAAKSFFAARLAAGDAGRVFMNWEQVGRCDDLVWGYERKVQDEYYPFMDVLHTDLAIDRVPYDEEDLRRAFTTPALEGLPTHERLLLAQVIGRDGALHTASPRLLGRTDLPVVPLGAGAESAFPAYLEDLYRRSLVLTVDSDTL
- a CDS encoding dihydrodipicolinate synthase family protein, giving the protein MPGTYSGTVVPLITPLDEHGTVDEQSVVRLLDHIRTEVTGLMPALTSGEGWKLDARQWQDVVTYTVKHADGLPVLAGIQLPDTASVIDRARTAAEIGADAVVVTTPFGAEVTQDQIVEHYRAIRAALDIPIFLYNEEALSGNRIEFETLIRICEEIPGIVGIKESSGDAAFTRRMAEAGTGIPVFEGWENLLVDARGIQGFIGPLANLEPGLCNAMLVDPTPDRQAEINTVCEKYGVFLDDWYRWVKKELHARGVISSPTTHEEAKAA
- a CDS encoding iron-containing redox enzyme family protein; this encodes MSTTPASAVPVAAHSIAAPAATAQRELHALYRRVPNLGDYGSMTAIEERWILPKARAYEASAPRFGSVGELLQALKEFLAEEEAALPESAIFLAEHATLDQFKVIVRQFALDGLTESESLLPVVPRLPYRSAMAVFRVLIDELGCGNEEKAHSQLYRDLLTELGMSLDLDDYLDETAPECYAYVNMFHWLASRAPSPQYFLGAYAYFETSVLYAFQSFARAARRLGIVKDAYYTEHLYIDSYHSNHMRTAIRALDEPDLAKIWAGVRLASDIVGEATETAIARARETVA
- a CDS encoding Rieske (2Fe-2S) protein codes for the protein MTAVPAGRRGSGEPVVRQVTEDLVLVEVGGRKVLAAALCPHRGGRLKYGRVDGDRLRITCPLHHTTFDLTSGERVSGAACAALRVVDVLPGQDERPEALSGGAS
- a CDS encoding purine-cytosine permease family protein, with translation MTTTPTGAASTVTPPRAAVDHDGIAPVPEAERTSTPADFGWIWPSAQFSFGTVVLGALPVVFGLGWWPSATAIAAGVAVGTALLAPLARFGVRTGTNDPVASGAHFGVRGRVVGNLITVVTALGFFAIAVWTGGTAVMVAGHRLFDTPTGPGALTVAMFVTAAAVALVAVRGHETLVRTYRITAVTGGAVLLGTALVLAPKFDAGYAGGPLALDSTLQTWLLAATASATVPLSYATFQGDYTRYMPASTPTGRVVRASGISMFLSSLAALLTGAYVTTLFPVPDEPWLQGLTDAVPGWFAVAVVVFGFAGTLPQAGLCLYAAGLSANSVFWRSSRAAVTTVVALLAAAVLYLGAVVYDAMDAMSAFVTLLLTVVAPWAAVLSVGYVLHRGRYDAEALRAFATGGGGRYWYTGGVNPRAVAAFAAGSVIGVLWVNNPLYTGPLTGLTGGVDLSLPASFLVAAVLYGALCRVWPEPLLPPSRAAR